A section of the Alphaproteobacteria bacterium genome encodes:
- a CDS encoding DUF2125 domain-containing protein, with amino-acid sequence MTIKRFVILITILVILGTAGALAYRVAPVYGALEAARSSDGFLGLRLEKGRISLAGFPLDLHVRLTGAVFTREGPALWRLSADTARLALIPWPFQTLRVDLGPRSRLVIADTGEQSRTSFDTSDGSLRLRLDGTGRLSSAGLRLNDLAITTPAGEPVAAGQFSLALTFDEDRAHPGQSGGLATTGLHLDARTLVMPEPAARQFALGREVQKLRLVMTARPGIPRNDRESLAAWRAKDGRLALDDFSLAWGPLSVMAEGDMGLDADFRPEGVLETRITGLAPALDILVAAGQIDADDARLTGLVLGLLSKPEGEGGAPMLTLPLEARQGRLFLGPVALGRLSPLAD; translated from the coding sequence ATGACGATCAAGCGCTTCGTCATTCTCATCACTATCCTTGTTATTCTGGGCACAGCCGGGGCCTTGGCCTATCGCGTGGCACCCGTCTATGGCGCGCTTGAAGCCGCGCGCTCAAGCGACGGTTTTCTTGGCCTCCGTCTCGAAAAAGGCCGGATTTCGCTGGCCGGATTTCCCCTCGATCTTCATGTCCGGCTGACCGGCGCCGTCTTTACGCGCGAAGGCCCGGCGCTTTGGCGCCTCTCGGCCGACACGGCCCGCCTGGCTCTGATTCCCTGGCCCTTTCAGACATTGCGCGTCGATCTCGGCCCCCGCTCCCGTCTTGTCATCGCCGATACCGGCGAGCAAAGCCGGACCAGCTTCGATACGTCGGACGGCAGCCTGCGGCTCCGGCTGGACGGGACCGGCCGGCTGTCGTCGGCCGGGCTTCGCCTCAATGATCTCGCGATCACGACCCCCGCGGGCGAACCGGTCGCGGCCGGGCAATTCTCCCTCGCCCTGACCTTTGACGAAGACCGGGCCCACCCTGGCCAATCGGGCGGCCTCGCGACAACCGGGCTGCATCTCGACGCCCGGACCCTCGTTATGCCCGAACCGGCGGCGCGGCAGTTCGCGCTTGGCCGCGAAGTCCAGAAGCTTCGCCTGGTCATGACCGCGCGGCCGGGGATCCCGCGGAACGACCGAGAAAGCCTCGCCGCGTGGCGCGCCAAGGACGGCCGGCTCGCCCTCGACGATTTCTCCCTGGCCTGGGGTCCCCTGTCGGTCATGGCCGAGGGCGATATGGGGCTCGATGCCGATTTCAGACCCGAAGGTGTGCTGGAGACGCGCATCACGGGCCTTGCGCCGGCCCTCGATATCCTGGTCGCGGCCGGGCAGATCGATGCTGACGATGCGCGGCTGACGGGACTGGTGCTGGGCTTGCTGTCGAAGCCCGAGGGCGAAGGGGGCGCGCCCATGCTGACACTGCCCCTTGAAGCGCGACAGGGCCGCCTGTTTCTGGGGCCCGTGGCGCTGGGCCGGCTGTCTCCCCTCGCCGATTGA